The proteins below come from a single Triticum aestivum cultivar Chinese Spring chromosome 5D, IWGSC CS RefSeq v2.1, whole genome shotgun sequence genomic window:
- the LOC123122242 gene encoding BAG family molecular chaperone regulator 1 produces the protein MMRAKGKATFLDAMKETTSPVSPAAAKEALKEDEWEVRPGGMLVQKRDPDSDAPAGAPVPTVRLKVKFNGVSHEIYINSQASFGELKKMMSEKTGLHHEDQKVLYKGKEMDSKAFLDMSGVKDRSKLVLLEDPDAQAKRLIEQRRADKAHRASKSVSRISLDVDKLATKVSALEAIVRKGGKVVEADVVALTEALMTELVKLDAIAADGEVKAQRRLQEKRVQKYVETLDVIRAKNASAPTANGHAKNAAASKANGHGNGPAKADRSLHLPPRPPPVSQRRQFKQQPAPATGKAAAAPPTASWETFDLLSSMPSTSSATATTTMAAATTTTKPASNNNNASPIPRFDWELF, from the exons ATGATGCGCGCCAAGGGCAAAGCTACATTCTTGGACGCCATGAAGGAGACCACCTCCCCCGTCTCTCCCGCGGCGGCCAAGGAGGCGCTCAAGGAGGACGAGTGGGAGGTGCGGCCCGGCGGGATGCTGGTGCAGAAGCGCGACCCGGACTCGGACGCCCCCGCGGGCGCGCCCGTGCCCACCGTCCGCCTCAAGGTCAAGTTCAACGGCGTCTCCCACGAGATCTACATCAACTCCCAGGCATCCTTCG gcgAGCTGAAGAAGATGATGTCCGAGAAGACCGGGCTGCACCACGAGGACCAGAAGGTGCTCTACAAGGGCAAGGAGATGGACTCCAAGGCCTTCCTCGACATGTCCGGCGTCAAGGACCGCTCCAAGCTGGTGCTGCTCGAGGACCCCGACGCGCAGGCCAAGCGCCTCATCGAGCAGCGCCGCGCCGACAAGGCGCACCGCGCCTCCAAGTCCGTCTCCCGCATCAGCCTCGACGTCGACAAGCTCGCCACCAAG GTGTCGGCGCTGGAGGCCATCGTGCGCAAGGGCGGGAAGGTGGTGGAGGCCGACGTGGTCGCCCTCACCGAGGCGCTCATGACGGAGCTGGTCAAGCTGGACGCCATCGCCGCCGACGGCGAGGTCAAGGCGCAGCGGCGATTGCAG GAGAAGCGGGTGCAGAAGTACGTGGAGACGTTGGACGTCATCCGCGCCAAGAACGCGTCGGCGCCCACGGCCAACGGCCACGCCAAGAACGCGGCGGCGTCCAAGGCCAACGGCCATGGCAATGGGCCGGCGAAGGCCGACCGGTCGCTGCAcctgccgccgcggccgccgcccgtGTCGCAGCGGCGGCAGTTCAAGCAGCAGCCCGCGCCGGCGACCGGCAAGGCTGCGGCGGCGCCGCCCACGGCGAGCTGGGAGACGTTCGACCTGCTGTCGTCAATGCCGTCGACGTCGTCGGCCACGGCGACCACCACCATGGCGGCCGCGACCACCACGACGAAGCCGGccagcaacaacaacaacgcctCGCCGATCCCGCGGTTCGACTGGGAGCTCTTCTAG